A single Amphiura filiformis chromosome 19, Afil_fr2py, whole genome shotgun sequence DNA region contains:
- the LOC140141072 gene encoding uncharacterized protein, translated as MTQIASIICAKMMRNLSILTLWLPWLFAGIVAQDPFLQFPPSNTQGLKNHDVTMYCQVADKGSSDLFWHCTSHNGNLEVTIGPETNTNLLALPRYIIDNSAATLGQYNLIISNVTELDSGTCDCLIIDSKGNPQWSGARLDVVDVPSQPEEPSCTIDKDSTPGQSIGTFVAEDTVTLSCESKGGVPLPEIHWEIVRLGSNGKGTKIHSIISTSENSITAIAEYSITSLDHSAYFQCVQNHVTVNETITCSPTYTNSLTAVTRGIGSWSNPIAVKYPPVLTFVPSSLEVSDVTLESTTETIRCEYHANPGIDWGPIIRHRPLFVNETLTLISNEINNASVTSVDLLLLPDDVGKVIECVASNELGVSVTTLEIERYMPKSEKADLPTWILVIIILSCCLLLFIIAAVVLCLAIFFWKRKKNNISSSADHINSWKLNNDTSSEDNESVDVERQQENNDDDDEEQTEEVHEGGEEEEEPEPDVLENVDVTEFEGGQELVGTPEVVEDEESPPPSLDPGLFQPSWSTRLYDQIPLDLY; from the coding sequence ATGACACAGATAGCATCGATCATTTGTGCCAAAATGATGAGAAACTTATCTATTCTAACACTATGGTTGCCATGGTTATTTGCAGGAATCGTTGCTCAAGATCCTTTCTTACAATTCCCACCGTCGAACACACAGGGACTTAAGAATCACGACGTGACAATGTATTGTCAGGTGGCCGACAAAGGCAGCAGCGACTTGTTCTGGCATTGCACCAGTCATAATGGTAACCTTGAAGTCACCATCGGACCAGAGACGAACACTAATCTACTAGCCCTACCACGGTATATCATCGATAATTCTGCCGCAACTTTAGGCCAGTACAATCTGATTATTTCCAATGTTACTGAATTGGATAGTGGTACGTGTGACTGTTTGATAATCGACAGTAAAGGGAACCCTCAATGGAGTGGAGCTCGGCTGGATGTTGTGGATGTTCCATCTCAACCTGAAGAGCCATCATGTACCATTGACAAGGACAGTACTCCGGGTCAATCTATCGGGACCTTCGTAGCCGAGGACACTGTCACGTTGTCTTGTGAAAGCAAAGGTGGTGTTCCGTTGCCAGAGATCCATTGGGAGATCGTCCGTCTCGGCAGTAATGGTAAAGGAACTAAGATTCATTCCATTATTTCTACGTCAGAAAACTCTATCACAGCAATTGCTGAATATAGCATTACGTCATTGGATCACAGTGCTTATTTTCAGTGTGTTCAAAATCACGTGACAGTCAATGAGACAATCACGTGCAGTCCTACGTACACGAACAGCCTAACTGCTGTCACGCGCGGGATTGGATCATGGTCTAATCCAATAGCAGTCAAATATCCTCCAGTTCTGACCTTCGTACCCTCTAGTTTGGAAGTCAGTGACGTCACTCTGGAGTCAACCACGGAAACTATAAGATGCGAATATCACGCTAATCCCGGTATTGATTGGGGACCTATCATTAGACACAGACCCTTATTCGTCAACGAAACTCTGACGCTGATCTCCAATGAAATTAATAACGCTTCCGTCACATCCGTGGATCTTCTTCTTCTCCCCGATGATGTCGGGAAAGTTATAGAGTGCGTAGCGTCAAATGAGCTTGGTGTTTCTGTAACAACTTTAGAAATTGAGCGATATATGCCGAAGTCGGAGAAAGCAGATCTTCCAACTTGGATCCTTGTGATTATTATCCTGTCATGTTGTTTGCTGTTATTCATTATCGCAGCTGTGGTGTTGTGTCTAGCTATCTTCTTCTggaaaaggaagaaaaataatatCAGCAGCAGCGCGGATCACATCAATAGTTGGAAGCTTAACAATGATACGAGTTCGGAAGATAATGAGTCAGTTGATGTAGAAAGACAGCAAGAAAataacgacgacgatgacgaaGAACAAACAGAAGAAGTACATGAAGGaggggaagaagaagaagagccgGAGCCTGACGTACTGGAAAACGTAGACGTGACTGAATTTGAGGGAGGACAAGAGTTAGTTGGAACACCGGAAGTAGTTGAGGATGAGGAATCGCCCCCACCTTCTTTAGATCCGGGACTTTTTCAACCATCATGGTCAACACGATTATATGATCAGATACCGTTGGATCTATATTAG
- the LOC140141073 gene encoding SCL-interrupting locus protein-like encodes MSVPVNLRHLPAHVRQSAYFPAAATSSTGNSVGQQHAGSSKTRQPGLVPLSFPATITALWDKTPTGLGTTLHITKERSLHVHVLEKTLRLAYRHTSQQHSTGGKAKAFLLGQGLTNPDDDGVTVTVDRFDPGHEIPGKTGSAKPTAKLPGDHVIPFTITINKEFDSTTHTEEGFKHTFQLLQHHCSSRDSVDVANLVSLCIHCCCYANDDDITFSLHVAGVTIGTSLEMTPISGIPIIPTALARNLMGPLNISEVQGSPKSGFVTLDQTRKLLLLLESDPKAYSLPLVGIWLSGITYIGSPVIWATCLRYMLNSSIQERVCNANDGFLVILYSPNKRKPDFYQCTTNDDSLSFQLVGCRENLHVFKHANVTNQAPVQLELRPARDGPNKSVFLEACKQFKPISWNSKNTPPGGSKQAAKRASLKSNRSDIDEDIHMLPRPSPKPIMDKSPTVRPSVPELSLIYDNIEDESHPHSPLQPSSNWHPNHDDDVFLPQNANKRHMTQRPHYHHQQKENPPLLHRSNKPAHLDIRRQDRRGPLKDIDQNSPHGVRSRVQSQSKTAFRESQPRQQVGSSYNKSGSPSIIHRSNSEPVMMQQERSGVVGGGANMSPHQQIISRQNVTASSIGYASLASSANGTMSNGLIGDNRNEIVEGQQNKQFQEQDERMRNSHPVNPDQRRTSAPMPRQNEPTNMIGPNIHKRQSLPNDTTPYRHSQNYPLNHPQSDAQSRQRVVPPTAQPPIPTLASHNTQPQVVQCQQRSELNSQHSMGVISEGNESFNPNPSPIQSLPDRISPSRQTSDNRCPLQADIQVVNSNTIEGQGRVDDSSSSATESLASQEAYEQLKRQEQMIKELQAQIQMLLQAQAAAMSLPSGVITPPATPTSTNQIATSTPSANQTPRTPINHHKGTSLNVSPTNGSPPRCVNHQSSPPRLVTKTTATSPSQPKGVGCSIGVNTGQSLFWSPGSRDGEKSVDGMKATQQRSPHQHPAKDFGNSTFDIDSEPNMSVNINRDDTHSGISMIGPIEMNSSLDTNSRTSSPKRSPLRASGNEAQSPHLSDSFRSPVLGESASTCRPPGRPMVSSDESEDEEIPGDGAPSLLYKDQRQFYDNILGNVQQLLHEPTNSHKKQSATQQSHSSSYSSSNSTSENSSSEDSEDEDDVAVTTTEEQGLLGLKLSLPEDIELGSVEKSTMYRSMHNTSPDFFPRINYVSIMDLTLDSPNLSMEANALAMKYLSDEELAKLSVGFKSHSSATPRKDVNPLLRTALVGNMLTERSMVGVSSVGLHAVDMSMASRKYMEKYGLLEIKDNDCAKNDTPTKTKKHRSPKKKKKKSKKAAKHTEDTAPPMEVIRETPSPAFDRQPNKDNRIRATPTLHPNSQQVSPVSETTNEQYEPWLKRPAKKSQKELRIESPERFQKDQVKGHMDRGQGGSKAVGNILDISRLQELPKLL; translated from the exons ATGAGCGTGCCTGTTAACTTGCGACACTTGCCAGCTCATGTGAGGCAGTCAGCGTACTTCCCTGCAGCAGCAACTAGCAGCACAGGGAACTCTGTTGGGCAACAACATGCTGGCAGTAGCAAGACTAGGCAGCCTGGATTGGTACCACTTAGTTTCCCAGCTACAATTACAGCATTATg GGACAAGACACCAACTGGTTTAGGGACCACCCTGCATATCACCAAAGAAAG GAGTCTTCATGTGCATGTATTAGAGAAGACCTTACGATTGGCATACCGACATACATCACAGCAGCATTCTACAGGAGGCAAAGCTAAGGCTTTTCTGTTGGGACAAGGCTTGACAAATCCAG ATGATGATGGTGTCACAGTCACAGTGGATAGATTTGACCCAGGACATGAGATACCTGGTAAGACGGGGAGTGCCAAGCCAACAGCCAAGCTACCTGGAGATCATGTCATTCCATTTACAATAACCATCAACAAGGAGTTTGATAGCACCACACATACAGAAGAAGGATTTAAACACACATTCCAG CTTTTGCAGCACCACTGCAGTAGTAGAGACTCTGTTGATGTTGCTAATCTGGTTTCGCTCTGCATCCACTGCTGTTGCTATGCCAACGATGATGACATTACATTCAGCCTCCATGTTGCTGGTGTCACCATAGGAACAAGTTTAGAGATGACGCCCATCAGCGGTATCCCCATTATCCCAACAGCTTTGGCTAGGAATCTGATGGGGCCACTGAATATCAGTGAAGTGCAAGGAAGTCCCAAATCTGG TTTTGTGACCCTGGACCAGACACGCAAACTGTTGCTGCTGCTTGAGTCAGATCCTAAAGCCTACAGTTTACCACTTGTAGGAAT ATGGCTAAGTGGCATCACATACATTGGTAGTCCTGTTATATGGGCAACTTGTCTCAGATACATGCTGAATAGTAGTATTCAAGAAAG GGTGTGCAATGCCAATGATGGTTTCCTAGTAATCCTGTATAGTCCCAACAAACGTAAACCAGACTTCTATCAGTGTACAACCAACGATGATTCGCTAAGCTTCCAGCTGGTCGGTTGCAGAGAAAACCTACATGTTTTCAAG CATGCCAATGTGACCAATCAAGCCCCTGTTCAGCTTGAACTCAGACCTGCCAGAGATGGACCAAACAAGTCTGTGTTCCTTGAAGCCTGCAAGCAGTTCAAACCAATAAG CTGGAACTCAAAGAATACACCACCCGGTGGTAGCAAGCAGGCAGCCAAGAGAGCGAGCCTCAAGAGTAATAGGAGCGATATTGATGAAGATATTCACATGCTACCAAGACCAAGCCCAAAACCTATAATGGACAAG AGCCCAACAGTAAGGCCATCAGTGCCAGAGTTATCTCTCATCTATGACAACATAGAAGACGAATCACATCCGCATAGTCCTCTGCAGCCTTCATCAAACTGGCATCctaatcatgatgatgatgtcttTCTACCTCAAAATGCTAACAAGAGGCATATGACACAGCGACCTCATTACCATCACCAACAGAAAGAAAACCCTCCACTACTACATCGGAGTAACAAACCCGCCCATCTGGACATTAGAAGACAAGATAGGCGTGGTCCATTGAAGGATATCGATCAGAACTCCCCTCATGGTGTGCGGAGCAGAGTTCAGTCCCAAAGTAAGACCGCGTTTAGAGAATCCCAGCCAAGGCAACAGGTTGGATCAAGCTATAATAAATCAGGTTCTCCGTCAATTATACATCGGTCTAATAGCGAACCAGTAATGATGCAGCAGGAGAGGTCGGGTGTGGTCGGTGGTGGCGCTAACATGAGCCCGCATCAGCAGATAATATCGAGACAAAATGTAACAGCTTCTTCTATAGGATATGCAAGTTTAGCAAGTTCAGCCAATGGGACAATGTCAAATGGTTTAATTGGTGATAATCGAAATGAAATTGTAGAGGGGCAGCAAAACAAACAATTTCAGGAGCAAGATGAACGCATGAGGAATTCACACCCTGTAAATCCTGATCAAAGAAGGACTAGTGCCCCAATGCCAAGACAAAATGAACCAACAAATATGATTGGTCCCAATATTCATAAAAGACAGAGTTTACCCAATGACACAACACCTTACAGACACTCACAAAACTATCCATTAAACCATCCTCAATCCGATGCTCAGAGTAGACAAAGGGTTGTTCCACCAACTGCTCAACCACCCATTCCTACATTAGCAAGTCACAATACACAACCACAAGTTGTCCAATGTCAACAAAGGAGTGAGCTCAATTCACAGCACAGCATGGGTGTTATAAGTGAAGGGAATGAATCGTTCAACCCAAATCCATCACCAATACAAAGTCTACCAGATAGGATTTCACCCAGCAGACAGACTTCTGATAACCGTTGTCCGCTACAAGCAGACATCCAGGTTGTTAACAGTAACACTATTGAAGGACAAGGTAGAGTTGATGACAGCAGCAGCAGTGCAACAGAGAGTCTTGCTAGCCAAGAGGCCTATGAGCAGCTGAAGAGACAGGAGCAGATGATCAAGGAACTTCAAGCACAG ATCCAGATGCTGCTTCAGGCTCAAGCAGCAGCCATGTCTCTTCCATCAGGTGTCATCACTCCCCCAGCCACACCCACATCAACCAACCAAATTGCCACTTCCACTCCATCAGCCAATCAAACGCCAAGGACACCCATCAATCACCACAAAGGCACATCCCTAAATGTGTCTCCAACCAATGGTAGCCCACCAAGATGTGTCAATCATCAGTCCTCGCCTCCAAGACTAGTGACCAAAACCACAGCAACATCTCCGTCACAGCCCAAGGGGGTTGGATGTAGCATTGGTGTCAACACAGGGCAGAGTCTGTTCTGGTCACCTGGGAGCAGAGATGGGGAGAAATCGGTAGATGGCATGAAGGCAACACAACAAAG GTCACCTCATCAACATCCTGCAAAGGACTTTGGGAATTCAACCTTTGACATTGATAGTGAACCCAACATGAGTGTGAATATTAATAGAGATGACACCCACAGTGGTATATCCATGATTGGTCCCATCGAAATGAACAGTTCGCTGGATACTAATAGTCGGACATCATCACCAAAGCG TAGTCCATTGAGAGCCAGTGGAAATGAAGCCCAATCACCACACCTGTCGGATAGCTTCCGTAGTCCAGTCCTGGGTGAGAGTGCCAGCACATGTAGACCACCTGGTAGACCAATGGTCAGTAGCGATGAGTCAGAGGATGAGGAGATACCAGGGGATGGTGCACCTAGTCTACTCTATAAAGACCAAAGGCAATTCTATGACAATATACTG GGTAATGTTCAGCAACTCCTTCATGAGCCAACAAATTCTCACAAAAAACAGTCAGCAACACAACAAAGCCACTCAAGCAGCTACAGTAGCTCCAATTCCACCTCAGAGAACTCAAGCTCCGAAGACTCGGAGGATGAAGATGATGTTGCCGTGACAACAACAGAAGAGCAAGGTCTCCTGGGATTGAAACTTTCCTTGCCAGAAGATATTGAACTTGGAAGTGTGGAGAAATCTACCATGTACAG GTCAATGCACAACACTTCGCCAGATTTCTTCCCACGCATCAACTATGTCTCCATCATGGACCTCACCCTCGACTCGCCCAATCTCAGCATGGAGGCAAACGCCCTCGCGATGAAATACCTCAGCGACGAAGAGCTAGCCAAGCTCTCTGTTGGATTCAAATCGCACTCTTCTGCAACTCCGCGGAAAGATGTCAACCCTCTACTACGGACCGCCCTCGTCGGCAACATGCTCACAGAGAGAAGCATGGTGGGGGTAAGCTCTGTTGGACTCCATGCGGTGGATATGTCGATGGCTAGTCGTAAGTACATGGAAAAGTATGGACTGTTAGAAATCAAAGATAATGACTGCGCAAAGAACGATACACCAACAAAGACAAAGAAACATAGGTcgccaaagaaaaagaaaaaaaagtcaaagaaGGCAGCTAAACATACTGAAGACACAGCGCCACCTATGGAAGTAATACGTGAAACACCGTCACCTGCGTTTGATCGGCAGCCCAATAAAGACAACCGCATCAGAGCGACGCCAACGCTCCACCCAAACTCACAGCAGGTCAGTCCTGTTTCAGAAACCACTAATGAACAATATGAGCCATGGTTGAAAAGACCAGCGAAGAAATCGCAGAAAGAGTTGCGTATAGAGAGTCCTGAGAGATTTCAGaaagatcaggtcaaaggtcacatggaTAGAGGGCAAGGTGGATCTAAAGCTGTTGGTAATATTTTGGATATCTCAAGACTTCAGGAGCTTCCCAAATTATTATAG